A part of Ziziphus jujuba cultivar Dongzao chromosome 8, ASM3175591v1 genomic DNA contains:
- the LOC125420488 gene encoding laccase-12: MKSLNNVLVFAFWLLFVSSAFYLAADAKIHHHEFVIQATPVKRLCKTHNAITVNGQYPGPTLEINNGDTLVVKVTNKARYNVTIHWHGIRQFRTGWADGPEFVTQCPIRPGGSYTYRFTVQGQEGTLWWHAHSSWLRATVYGALIIRPKEGDSYPFTKPKRETPILLGEWWDANPIAVVRQATRTGAAPNVSDAYTINGQPGDLYNCSSKDTIIVPIDSGETNLLRVINAALNQPLFFKVANHKLTVVGADASYTKPFTTSVLMLGPGQTTDVLINGDQPPSRYYMAARAYQSAQNAPFDNTTTTAILEYKSAPCPSKKGLTIKPIMPTLPAFNDTATVTAFSRSFKSLNKVLVPTEIDESLFFTVGLGLNNCPKNFGSARCQGPNGTRFTASMNNVSFQFPKQISILQAYQQGIPGVVTPDFPANPPLKFDYTGNVSRSLFQPVAATKGYKLKYNSRVQVVLQDTSIVTPENHPIHLHGYDFYIVAEGFGNFDPKKDTSKFNLVDPPLRNTVAVPVNGWAVIRFVADNPGVWLMHCHLDVHITWGLAMVFLVDNGFGELQSIEPPPADLPLC; the protein is encoded by the exons atgaagTCCCTCAACAATGTCCTTGTCTTTGCCTTTTGGCTTCTCTTTGTTTCATCAGCATTCTACTTGGCTGCAGATGCCAAAATTCACCACCATGAATTTGTT ATTCAAGCAACACCAGTGAAGAGGCTGTGCAAGACACACAACGCCATTACGGTGAATGGGCAATACCCTGGACCAACCTTGGAAATCAATAATGGTGACACACTCGTCGTCAAAGTTACAAACAAAGCTCGATACAATGTTACCATCCACTG GCATGGTATTCGTCAATTTAGGACAGGGTGGGCAGATGGGCCCGAGTTTGTGACTCAGTGCCCAATTCGTCCTGGTGGGAGCTACACGTACCGATTCACAGTGCAAGGACAGGAGGGGACACTTTGGTGGCATGCCCATAGCTCATGGCTCAGAGCCACTGTTTATGGAGCTCTCATTATTCGTCCTAAGGAAGGAGACTCTTATCCTTTCACTAAACCAAAGCGTGAAACACCAATTCTTCTGG gtGAATGGTGGGATGCAAACCCCATTGCTGTGGTGAGGCAAGCAACTAGAACAGGTGCTGCTCCGAATGTTTCTGATGCTTATACCATCAACGGTCAACCTGGTGACCTCTACAACTGCTCCAGCAAag ACACTATAATAGTCCCCATAGATTCTGGAGAAACCAACCTTCTGAGAGTCATCAATGCAGCATTGAACCAACCACTTTTCTTCAAAGTTGCCAACCACAAGCTCACAGTCGTTGGTGCTGATGCCTCATACACCAAACCCTTCACCACTTCCGTCCTCATGCTGGGTCCCGGCCAAACCACCGACGTTTTAATCAACGGAGATCAACCACCGAGCCGCTACTACATGGCGGCGCGTGCCTACCAAAGTGCGCAGAACGCACCATTCGACAACACCACAACCACTGCCATTCTCGAATACAAATCAGCACCATGTCCATCCAAAAAAGGCTTAACTATCAAACCAATCATGCCGACACTCCCTGCTTTCAACGACACGGCGACCGTCACCGCATTCAGCAGGAGCTTCAAAAGCCTAAACAAGGTCTTGGTCCCCACCGAAATCGACGAGAGCCTCTTCTTCACCGTCGGTTTGGGGCTCAACAATTGCCCCAAGAACTTCGGGTCCGCAAGATGTCAAGGTCCCAATGGTACAAGATTCACAGCAAGCATGAACAATGTCTCATTCCAGTTCCCAAAACAAATTTCCATATTGCAAGCTTATCAGCAAGGAATCCCGGGTGTTGTCACCCCTGATTTTCCGGCAAATCCTCCTCTGAAATTCGATTACACCGGCAACGTAAGCCGGTCGCTGTTTCAACCTGTTGCCGCAACAAAAGGGTACAAATTGAAGTATAATTCGAGAGTTCAAGTGGTTTTGCAGGATACAAGTATCGTCACCCCTGAGAACCATCCCATTCATCTACATGGATATGATTTCTACATTGTCGCAGAGGGTTTCGGAAACTTCGATCCCAAGAAAGATACTTCCAAATTCAACCTTGTTGATCCTCCTCTGAGGAACACTGTTGCAGTGCCTGTGAATGGTTGGGCTGTCATTAGATTTGTAGCTGATAATCCAG GTGTTTGGTTAATGCATTGTCACTTGGACGTTCACATAACCTGGGGATTGGCTATGGTGTTCTTGGTAGACAATGGGTTTGGTGAATTGCAGAGCATTGAACCTCCTCCGGCGGATCTGCCACTGTGTTAG
- the LOC125418161 gene encoding sorting nexin 2A isoform X1 yields MMSHENHGDEDASGYADLRESRDEMESLALDDSSNGPASSSSLTDRQSRRTAFNSILEPPSYAEAIFTSFDSSSSNGFHRNQNLPPRPDPFSHSDFLRIWVSDPRKEQELAANSLVPGGTTYYTYLITTRTNLPEYGGPGSEFSVRRRFKDVVTLSDRLSESYRGFFVPIRPDKSLVDSQVMQMGQFVEQRRSALEKYLNRLASHPAVQKSEELRVFLVVKGKLPLAKSIDVASRMLDGAVRLPKQLLGDAAAAAAATVEASQATQPARGGRDLLRMLRELKQSVANDWGRVKPLVVEEDKEFLERKEWLVEFEHHLSNISKEAETLVKAQQDTGETMGELGLAFVKLTNFETEEAILDSQRVRATDMKNLATAAVKASRLYRELNAQTVKHLDKLHEYLGVMLAANGAFSDRSSALLTVQTLSSDLVSLQSRIEKLEAASSKIFGGDRSRMRKIEDLKETARVTEDAKSCAVREYERIKDNNRDELERFDKERHIDFMDMLKGFVLNQVTPRRWQMRGRISQRKLSDMLEMAAENFGFELLFS; encoded by the exons atgatgaGCCATGAGAATCATGGCGACGAAGATGCTTCTGGTTATGCTGACCTGCGCGAATCACGAGACGAAATGGAATCTCTCGCCCTCGACGATTCATCCAACGGCCCAGCATCGTCGTCGTCGTTGACGGACCGCCAGAGTCGTCGGACAGCTTTCAACTCCATCCTCGAACCCCCATCCTACGCCGAAGCCATTTTCACTTCCTTCGATTCGTCCTCATCCAACGGCTTCCACCGCAACCAGAACCTCCCCCCGAGACCCGACCCGTTTTCCCACTCCGACTTCTTGCGGATATGGGTTTCGGATCCGCGGAAGGAGCAAGAGCTTGCCGCCAATTCGCTTGTCCCTGGGGGAACCACTTACTACACGTACCTGATCACGACGAGGACCAATCTGCCCGAATACGGCGGACCCGGATCCGAATTCAGCGTCCGGAGGAGGTTCAAGGACGTCGTGACGTTATCGGACCGGTTGTCTGAATCGTACAGGGGTTTCTTCGTGCCGATTCGGCCCGATAAGAGTTTGGTGGATAGCCAAGTGATGCAGATGGGTCAGTTCGTGGAGCAGAGGAGGTCGGCATTGGAAAAGTACTTGAACAGGCTGGCTTCGCACCCGGCCGTACAGAAGAGCGAGGAGCTGAGAGTGTTCCTGGTCGTGAAAGGGAAGCTGCCATTGGCGAAGAGTATCGACGTGGCGTCGAGGATGCTGGACGGTGCCGTGAGGCTGCCGAAGCAGCTGCTGGGAGATgcggcggcggcggcggcggcgACGGTGGAAGCGAGCCAAGCTACGCAGCCGGCGAGGGGGGGCAGGGACTTGCTGAGGATGCTCAGGGAATTGAAACAGTCGGTCGCTAACGACTGGGGGAGGGTCAAGCCTCTGGTTGTAGAGGAAGATAAGGAGTTCTTGGAGAGGAAAGAATGGCTTGTTGAGTTTGAGCACCACCTCAGCAATATTTCTAAAgag gCCGAGACTCTGGTTAAAGCTCAGCAAGACACTGGAGAGACAATGGGGGAGTTGGGTTTGGCGTTTGTAAAATTGACCAATTTTGAGACAGAGGAAGCTATTTTGGATTCTCAAAGAGTAAGAGCTACTGATATGAAAAATTTGGCTACTGCTGCTGTTAAGGCAAGTAGATTGTATCGGGAATTGAATGCGCAGACAGTCAAGCATTTG gaTAAGCTACATGAATATTTAGGGGTAATGTTAGCAGCCAATGGTGCATTTTCAGACAGATCAAGTGCTTTACTAACAGTTCAGACTCTTTCGTCAGATTTAGTTTCCTTGCAATCTAGGATTGAGAAGCTTGAAGCTGCCTCATCGAAAATATTTGGTGGAGATAGATCAAGGATGCGCAAAATAGAGGACTTAAAAGAAACTGCTAGAGTTACTGAGGATGCAAAATCTTGTGCAGTCAGAGAATATGAACGGATCAAG GACAATAACAGGGATGAGCTTGAAAGGTTTGACAAAGAGAGGCATATTGACTTCATGGACATGTTGAAAGGATTTGTCCTTAatcag GTTACGCCGAGAAGATGGCAAATGCGTGGGAGAATCTCGCAGAGGAAACTATCAGATATGCTAGAGATGGCAGCTGAAAATTTTGGCTTTGAACTTTTGTTTTCATAA
- the LOC125418161 gene encoding sorting nexin 2A isoform X2 encodes MMSHENHGDEDASGYADLRESRDEMESLALDDSSNGPASSSSLTDRQSRRTAFNSILEPPSYAEAIFTSFDSSSSNGFHRNQNLPPRPDPFSHSDFLRIWVSDPRKEQELAANSLVPGGTTYYTYLITTRTNLPEYGGPGSEFSVRRRFKDVVTLSDRLSESYRGFFVPIRPDKSLVDSQVMQMGQFVEQRRSALEKYLNRLASHPAVQKSEELRVFLVVKGKLPLAKSIDVASRMLDGAVRLPKQLLGDAAAAAAATVEASQATQPARGGRDLLRMLRELKQSVANDWGRVKPLVVEEDKEFLERKEWLVEFEHHLSNISKEAETLVKAQQDTGETMGELGLAFVKLTNFETEEAILDSQRVRATDMKNLATAAVKASRLYRELNAQTVKHLDKLHEYLGVMLAANGAFSDRSSALLTVQTLSSDLVSLQSRIEKLEAASSKIFGGDRSRMRKIEDLKETARVTEDAKSCAVREYERIKDNNRDELERFDKERHIDFMDMLKGFVLNQAGYAEKMANAWENLAEETIRYARDGS; translated from the exons atgatgaGCCATGAGAATCATGGCGACGAAGATGCTTCTGGTTATGCTGACCTGCGCGAATCACGAGACGAAATGGAATCTCTCGCCCTCGACGATTCATCCAACGGCCCAGCATCGTCGTCGTCGTTGACGGACCGCCAGAGTCGTCGGACAGCTTTCAACTCCATCCTCGAACCCCCATCCTACGCCGAAGCCATTTTCACTTCCTTCGATTCGTCCTCATCCAACGGCTTCCACCGCAACCAGAACCTCCCCCCGAGACCCGACCCGTTTTCCCACTCCGACTTCTTGCGGATATGGGTTTCGGATCCGCGGAAGGAGCAAGAGCTTGCCGCCAATTCGCTTGTCCCTGGGGGAACCACTTACTACACGTACCTGATCACGACGAGGACCAATCTGCCCGAATACGGCGGACCCGGATCCGAATTCAGCGTCCGGAGGAGGTTCAAGGACGTCGTGACGTTATCGGACCGGTTGTCTGAATCGTACAGGGGTTTCTTCGTGCCGATTCGGCCCGATAAGAGTTTGGTGGATAGCCAAGTGATGCAGATGGGTCAGTTCGTGGAGCAGAGGAGGTCGGCATTGGAAAAGTACTTGAACAGGCTGGCTTCGCACCCGGCCGTACAGAAGAGCGAGGAGCTGAGAGTGTTCCTGGTCGTGAAAGGGAAGCTGCCATTGGCGAAGAGTATCGACGTGGCGTCGAGGATGCTGGACGGTGCCGTGAGGCTGCCGAAGCAGCTGCTGGGAGATgcggcggcggcggcggcggcgACGGTGGAAGCGAGCCAAGCTACGCAGCCGGCGAGGGGGGGCAGGGACTTGCTGAGGATGCTCAGGGAATTGAAACAGTCGGTCGCTAACGACTGGGGGAGGGTCAAGCCTCTGGTTGTAGAGGAAGATAAGGAGTTCTTGGAGAGGAAAGAATGGCTTGTTGAGTTTGAGCACCACCTCAGCAATATTTCTAAAgag gCCGAGACTCTGGTTAAAGCTCAGCAAGACACTGGAGAGACAATGGGGGAGTTGGGTTTGGCGTTTGTAAAATTGACCAATTTTGAGACAGAGGAAGCTATTTTGGATTCTCAAAGAGTAAGAGCTACTGATATGAAAAATTTGGCTACTGCTGCTGTTAAGGCAAGTAGATTGTATCGGGAATTGAATGCGCAGACAGTCAAGCATTTG gaTAAGCTACATGAATATTTAGGGGTAATGTTAGCAGCCAATGGTGCATTTTCAGACAGATCAAGTGCTTTACTAACAGTTCAGACTCTTTCGTCAGATTTAGTTTCCTTGCAATCTAGGATTGAGAAGCTTGAAGCTGCCTCATCGAAAATATTTGGTGGAGATAGATCAAGGATGCGCAAAATAGAGGACTTAAAAGAAACTGCTAGAGTTACTGAGGATGCAAAATCTTGTGCAGTCAGAGAATATGAACGGATCAAG GACAATAACAGGGATGAGCTTGAAAGGTTTGACAAAGAGAGGCATATTGACTTCATGGACATGTTGAAAGGATTTGTCCTTAatcag GCAGGTTACGCCGAGAAGATGGCAAATGCGTGGGAGAATCTCGCAGAGGAAACTATCAGATATGCTAGAGATGGCAGCTGA